From a single Glycine soja cultivar W05 chromosome 19, ASM419377v2, whole genome shotgun sequence genomic region:
- the LOC114399857 gene encoding F-box/kelch-repeat protein At3g23880-like, whose amino-acid sequence MHFISFLLPFLLSFVILTKKSKKICSSMITMLRVHGTKREMVSMEPHLPQELVSNILSRLPAIDLVKCKSVCKSWFDLITDSHFVSNYYVAYNNLKHYQSQEEKLLVIGRPFVSALKTHISLLSCNTNNPKKNHVSSSLSNLPCEYNNSEHKYWSEISGPCNGIYFLEGNPNVLMNPSLGQFKALPKSHLSASQGTYSLTEYSGFGFDLKNNDYKVVVIRDIWLKETDERKQGHWTAELYSLNSNSWRKLDDASLPHPIEIWGSSRVYTYANNCYHWWGHDVDESGVKEDAVLAFDMVNDSFRKIKVPIIRGSSKEEFATLAPLKESATIGVVVYPLRGQEKSFDVWIMKNYWDEGSWVKQYTVEPIEAIYKFVGFYGSNQFPWSSCNEGLGWYDYEPATEKIKDLQVWGNNGSLRAARYMESLVSLRRGMSSVANLF is encoded by the coding sequence ATgcatttcatttcttttcttttgccatttcttctatcttttgtcatcctgaccaaaaaaagcaagaaaatttGCAGTTCCATGATAACAATGTTAAGAGTTCATGGAACAAAACGAGAGATGGTAAGCATGGAGCCACATTTGCCACAAGAATTGGTATCCAACATCCTCTCAAGGTTGCCTGCGATAGACTTGGTTAAATGCAAAAGCGTTTGCAAGTCCTGGTTCGATCTCATAACCGATTCTCACTTTGTTTCCAATTACTATGTTGCCTACAACAATCTCAAGCATTACCAAAGCCAAGAGGAGAAACTCTTGGTCATTGGTAGACCCTTTGTTTCTGCCCTAAAAACTCacatttctcttctttcttgcaACACCAATAATCCCAAAAAAAACCATGTTTCCTCTTCTCTTTCAAACCTTCCTTGTGAATATAACAACTCTGAGCACAAGTACTGGTCTGAAATCTCGGGTCCTTGCAATGGCATATACTTCCTAGAGGGCAACCCTAATGTCTTGATGAACCCTTCATTGGGGCAGTTCAAGGCTTTGCCTAAATCCCATTTGAGTGCTTCACAAGGCACTTATTCTCTCACTGAATATTCTGGGTTTGGCTTTGACCTCAAAAATAATGATTACAAAGTTGTTGTCATTAGGGACATTTGGTTGAAGGAAACAGATGAGAGAAAACAAGGGCATTGGACAGCTGAGTTGTATAGCCTTAATTCAAATTCTTGGAGAAAACTTGATGATGCTTCTCTCCCACATCCAATTGAAATATGGGGTTCTTCTCGGGTTTATACTTATGCCAACAATTGTTATCACTGGTGGGGCCATGATGTTGATGAGTCTGGTGTGAAAGAAGATGCTGTTCTTGCATTTGACATGGTTAATGATTCCTTCAGGAAGATAAAGGTGCCAATAATTCGTGGTTCCTCAAAAGAAGAATTTGCAACACTTGCACCCTTGAAGGAATCTGCTACAATTGGTGTGGTTGTTTACCCTTTAAGGGGACAAGAGAAGTCCTTTGACGTGTggataatgaaaaattattgggATGAAGGGTCTTGGGTTAAGCAATACACCGTTGAACCAATAGAAGCAATTTACAAGTTTGTGGGATTTTATGGGAGCAATCAATTTCCTTGGAGCAGCTGCAATGAGGGATTAGGGTGGTACGATTATGAACCTGCGACGGAAAAAATAAAGGATCTTCAAGTTTGGGGAAACAATGGCTCTTTAAGAGCTGCTAGATACATGGAAAGTCTTGTTTCACTTAGAAGGGGAATGAGTTCCGTTGCCAATTTGTTTTAA